Proteins encoded within one genomic window of Besnoitia besnoiti strain Bb-Ger1 chromosome II, whole genome shotgun sequence:
- a CDS encoding PUB domain-containing protein (encoded by transcript BESB_037570) — protein MGQACTRHTSAVIRRRDAPDCCQSPFSASTGTAHGPSRGVSGEGEQLAGGAAVSTKREQASASSSSLLLEVERCVNTRKRWKPGSSSLVYCLVNNLADRHLAVVFDCREREKYEANHLHYAICPWRGADDAAVALQFFEKHGAPLVTNADLFKNRKGGLPPPVSKSAKANPAARSPRFVFPAFLCRTQTLKPAGSAEAPEQAAESKEEARDSEPQKGRGERTPNASPFLTPQGGGSDSTAASRLAAGVPQANDLAPEVIMHGERPDGEGLQTAPEIAGKAADAGATQPEKKPDRATLAAAAMRRAGTGPTPSALPSQRAEALSGEWKVVSLATSDGASAPRAGADAGGKNAALEKAQDADEEPKRLKALKTWLRTVCKFRTVIVYGEGSEDPLLLVFLNALLDSGARFRDVVVLAGGIGSLGDRYSPLLVTSDLLLPGPLELIPPCKEKAALGARPPSAQEEPSSSGRGSLRSAATRRLLSRSKSLAPRSPFSVFVAYTAKLLHDNEEILRHFGIRVVINLSSAPCPLLSAAEAPAASPSHQLASSASRVRRLVSAAPPPPTPAGFEIYDMPFKDVASFQFERAAAVIRQAKERDLAVLVYDYKGENTVAPGIVAWFLIDEGHGVIHTLNHMRLRLPLVEMNPILVSELHRHAETLAKVPSGAAPLLASDASPAADAPAASARKAKHFGLHALPFSASGSASSASAAENATAARLREGKQAHAEGEAAERAADSLARKDAETGLAALRSVAGAEDAPSSRSGDAGARPVLPPPPSSVVTVGSLYNETSPVSPAFAFVDDGEEEPQQLAPLDEVVAKLLAAWQGKVTPYEAAQSVATLNKILSNVLQHPGDEKYRRVKLANKRFHEAVGCHPELLKLLFLAGFKRHAGGAGIELPCDAPLHKISDILDLLPALPPASPATFLSRHSGESRDSQAFSPERRSTSACSLPPSSPSSGLPSRAQGAGCHLLSSSLSSTYGAPSASSPACQAVERPESQEAKPAFAAAMSTRPPSRSAESRGMDAKTLRSETSLKAAGGCADTHRNEDREGARQPGQAPTRKASESADALHDLTLVLCASTIPASEKRVQRGGVGAVDDAMKNGEPEVLYAPGARLASQSSRRQ, from the exons GGGTGAGCAGCTTGCCGGGGGGGCTGCGGTCTCGACGAAGCGGGAgcaggcgtcggcgtcctcctcctcgctgctgctcgaaGTTGAAAGGTGCGTCAACACGCGAAAGAGGTGGAAGCCAGGCAGCTCGTCGCTGGTCTACTGCCTGGTGAACAACCTCGCCGACCGGCACCTCGCCGTAGTCTTTGACTGCAGAGAACGCGAAAAATACGAAGCGAATCACCTCCACTACGCCATCTGCCcctggcgaggcgccgacgacgccgccgtcgcgctaCAGTTCTTCGAGAAACACGGCGCACCTCTGGTCACCAACGCAGATCTCTTCAAAAACAGGAAAGGAG gtctgccgcctccggtGTCCAagtcggcgaaggcgaacccGGCTGCGCGGAGTCCGCGCTTCGTGTTTCCTGCTTTCCTCTGTCGAACGCAAACGCTGAAGCCGGCGGGCTCTGCTGAGGCACCTGAGCAGGCCGCGGAAagcaaagaggaggcgagagactcCGAGCCGCagaaaggccgcggcgaacgaACGCCGAATGCCTCCCCGTTCTTGACGCCTCAGGGCGGCGGCTCAGACTCCACCGCCGCGTCCCGCCTTGCGGCGGGCGTGCCGCAGGCTAACGATCTGGCGCCAGAGGTCATCATGCACGGAGAGCGGCCCGATGGCGAAGGCCTTCAG ACCGCCCCGGAGATAGCTGGCAAGGCTGCGGATGCGGGAGCGACTCAACCTGAGAAGAAACCAG ATCGcgcgacgctggcggcggcagcgatgcgccgcgcgggcacgGGGCCGACGCCGAGTGCGTTGCCCTCGCAGCGGGCTGAGGCGCTCTCTGGCGAATGGAAGGTTGTGTCGCTGGCGAcaagcgacggcgcgtccgcgccgcgcgcaggcgccgacgccggagGAAAGAatgcggcgctggagaaggcgcaggacgcggacgAGGAACCGAAGAGACTGAAGGCCCTAAAGACGTGGTTGAGGACGGTCTGCAAGTTTCGAACT GTCATCGTGTAcggagaaggcagcgaagatCCGCTTCTTCTGGTATTCTTGAACGCTCTTCTTGACAGTGGGGCGCGCTTCAGGGatgtcgtcgtcctcgcag GCGGCATTGGCTCTCTGGGCGACCGCTACAGTCCTCTGCTGGTGACCTCCGACTTGCTGCTGCCGGGGCCGCTGGAGCTCATTCCGCCCTGCAAGGAGAAGGCCGCCCTCGGGGCGAGGCCCCCCAGCGCCCAGGAGGAG CCCTCGAGCtccggccgcggcagcctccgcagcgcagcgacccgccgcctcctgagCAGATCCAagtcgctggcgccgcgctcgcccttctcggTGTTCGTCGCTTATACAGCGAAGTTGCTTCACGACAACGAGGAGATACTGCGGCACTTTGGCATTCGCGTCGTCATCAACCTCAGCTCCGCGCCGTGTCCGCTGCTCTCCGCTGCCGAGGCTCCTGCCGCGTCCCCCTCTCAccagctcgcctcctccgcgtcgcgcgtccgccggcttgtatctgcagcgccgccgccccctaCGCCCGCCGGCTTCGAAATTTACGACATGCCCTTCAAGGACGTCGCCAGCTTCCAATTTGAGCGGGCCGCCGCAGTCATAAGGCAGGCCAAGGAACGAGATCTCGCCGTTCTG GTGTACGACTACAAGGGGGAGAACACAGTCGCGCCCGGCATCGTCGCCTGGTTCCTCATCGACGAAGGACACGGCGTCATTCACACGCTAAACCACATGCGGCTACGGCTGCCTCTCGTCGAG ATGAACCCGATTTTGGTCTCAGAGCTCCACcgccacgcagagacgctcgCGAAGGTCccctcgggcgcggcgccccttCTCGCGTCTgacgcgtcgcctgcagccgacgcccctgcggcgagtgcgcggaaggcgaagcacTTTGGGCTCCACGCTCtccccttctctgcgtcgggctcggcctcgtccgccagcgcggccgaGAACGCAACCGCGGCCCGCCTCAGAGAGGGTAAGCAGGCCCAtgcggagggcgaagcggcggagcgcgCAGCGGACAGCCTCGCGCGAAAAGACGCAGAAACAGGCTTGGCTGCACTTCGTTCGGTGgctggcgcagaggacgcgcccAGCTCGAGATctggagacgccggcgccagaCCGGTTTTGCCCCCCCCACCGTCCTCGGTG GTCACAGTGGGGTCACTTTACAACGAAACTTCTCCGGTGAGCCCggcgttcgccttcgtcgacgacggcgag gaggagccgcagcagcttgcGCCTTTAGACGAGGTG GTTGCGAAGCTGCTCGCGGCGTGGCAAGGAAAGGTGACGCCGtacgaggccgcgcagagcgtcGCGACTCTGAACAAAATCCTCAGCAATGTGCTTCAGCACCCCGGTGATGAGAAATACCGACGTGTCAAACTT GCCAACAAACGTTTCCACGAGGCTGTCGGATGCCATCCAGAACTGCTGAAGCTTCTCTTTCTCG CGGGCTTCAAACGTCACGCGGGCGGTGCGGGCATCGAGTTACCCTGTGACGCGCCCTTGCACAAGATTTCGGATATTTTGGATCTGCTTCCTGCGTTGcccccggcgtcgcccgccacCTTCCTCTCACGCCATTCTGGCGAAAGTCGCGACTCCCAGGCATTCTCGCCTGAGCGTCGCTCGACTTCTGCATGCTCATTACCcccctcgtctccctcttctggTCTGCCGTCTCGAGCCCAAGGCGCTGGATGTCATCTgttgtcgtcttcgctgtcttctaCTTACGGGGCGccgtcggcctcctcgcccgcgtgtCAGGCTGTCGAGCGACCTGAAAGccaggaggcgaagccggcGTTTGCGGCAGCGATGTCTACGAGGCCTCCATCGCGGAGTGCGGAGTCGCGCGGAATGGATGCCAAGACATTAAGATCCGAAACCTCGCTAAAGGCTGCGGGTGGGTGTGCAGACACGCATCGAAATGAAGATcgggaaggcgcgcgccagccaggGCAGGCtccgacgcggaaggcgagtgAGTCGGCGGATGCCCTCCATGACCTTACGCTTGTGCTGTGCGCCTCCACTATCCCTGCGAGTGAAAAACGTGTCcaacgcggaggcgtcggcgctgtGGACGACGCGATGAAAAACGGCGAACCGGAAGTGCTGTACGCGCCTggtgcgcgtctcgcttcgcAGTCCTCCAGGAGGCAATAG
- a CDS encoding hypothetical protein (encoded by transcript BESB_037580) — translation MGLELVHPYLDCWELGSTGTARSDRAPDARMAVQARAKFFYQKGRRFVRAKELEANAAAADPLLKEWARLEDNPGEAGTVGEAPVATRRITGMWTDIRF, via the coding sequence ATGGGATTAGAACTGGTTCATCCGTATCTGGATTGCTGGGAACTTGGCTCGACGGGAACAGCAAGGAGTGACCGAGCACCAGATGCTCGTATGGCAGTGCAGGCAAGAGCAAAGTTCTTCTACCAGAAGGGCCGGCGGTTTGTGCGTGCGAAGGAGCTTGAGGCAaacgctgctgccgctgatCCACTCCTGAAGGAGTGGGCTCGTCTCGAGGATAACCCCGGAGAGGCAGGCACGGTGGGAGAGGCTCCGGTTGCAACACGCCGGATTACTGGAATGTGGACCGATATCCGTTTCTGA